The DNA window TTTATGGTCAACTTGTGTTTCTCCTGTTGGATTGTTCAGCGCACCACGGAACGATTGGTTGCCGCTCTTCAAAGGCGACGTATCTGCAGCTTTGGCTGTATGAGTATTGGCTTTCACTGAGTGTGAGAGAGCCAGGTGAGGTTTAATCAGATCACATAGGCCGGTTtccattttttgtattttcttttgcaGTGAGGAAATAGATCGTTGCATTTGGAGAATGACGGCCTCTTTCCTTTTCAGTACTTTATGATCGGATTGTAACTTTCGTGAACTTAGTCGCCTCTTACGACACCCTCGTTCTTTTAGGGGTAATTTAATATACGAGTagtaaaacaatttttgttGCAGGACAAACTCCACAGAAGAAACCAAGAAGAAACGACACTTACCAATGTGCCCAATGTGAATATGCAACAGCTAGAAAACAATTCTTGATTAGGCATTTGAGGAAACATACTAATGAGAAGCGATACAAATGTGTTCAGTGTAGCTATACTTGCAGCCGAATGAGTTTTTTGCAAGTTCATGTAAAGACACACAGTGGTGAACGGGCTCATAAATGTGGGATATGTCATTATGCTAGTCCCCGGATAAGTGATTTGCGAGACCATTTAAGGATACACAGTGGTGAAAAACCCTACAAATGTGATCAGTGTAGTTATGCTAGTAGGCAAAAATATCGTTTGAAAGCCCATGTAAGAACGCATACTGAAAAGCCCTACAAATGTGACCAATGTAATTTTGCTAgtagcaaaaaaatatattttcaagcTCATGTAAGGGAGCATACAGGTGAAAAAGCCTACAAATGTGAGGTATGTAGTTATGCTAGTAACCGCAAAAGTGATTTCCAACTTCATGTAAGACGACATACTAATGTGAAGCCTTATCAGTGTGACCAGTGTAGTTATGCTAGCCTTGAAAAATATAGTTTGAAACTTCATGTAAAAACACACACAGGTGAAAAGCCCTACAAATGTGGGGTGTGTAGTTTTGCTAGTGCACACAATAATAGTTTGCGAATTCATATAAGGAGACATACTAATCAGAAACCATACCAATGTGACCAGTGTAGTTATGCTACCGatcgaaaatatattttgttacgtcatttaaaaatacACACAGGTGAAAAGCCTTACAAATGTGAGGTGTGTAGTTATGCTAGTATCTACAAAGCTACTTTGCAACGTCATGTAAGGACACATACGAATAAGAAACCTTATCAATGTGACCAGTGTAGTTATTCTAGCTGTGAAaaaagccgtttaaaatatcaTGTAATGAAACATACTGGTGAAATGCCATACAAATGTGACCAGTGTAGTTACACTAGTAATCGAATAAAGAATTTGAAAGATCATGCAAAGAAACACACTGGTGAAAAACCATACAAATGTGACCAGTGCAGTTATGCTACTATTGGAATAAGTCTTTTGAAAGCTCATGTAAGGAAACACACTGGTGAAAAGCCATACAAATGTGATCAGTGTAGCTATGCTGCTGCTCGCAAAAGTGCTTTAAGAATGCATCAAATTATGTTACACATGGATACAACAGGCAGTTTAACTAGTACTGAAGTTTATAAATGTGATCACTGTAGTTCTTCTAGCACTTGTAGTTTTGCTTGTACATACATGAAATCTTTATTAATGAACAAAAGCGAGGACATTAATTAGATACTTGAGCGaccttacaaaaaacaattacttacaAGTAATATTGTGCTAAGCTATACTTAACTACTggtcatagtgttgtgttcctgccgatgagtaaggttgcccgagctcaacgagggtgcggattGTTAGGGTTGgccacgcgcatgtaactcctctggagttgca is part of the Cydia pomonella isolate Wapato2018A chromosome 27, ilCydPomo1, whole genome shotgun sequence genome and encodes:
- the LOC133532352 gene encoding zinc finger protein ZFP2-like, with translation MQSSAHEKVNIKTEPSGDNVYVKDEPLCCVDRVKAEPESDEDIDVKPSLSESIKGVDKRVCIKDASLYDVCGNDEPCCLNVVKIEPLDVCVKVEHWSEDESSILKSYLSTSVKVEPLCSGVGVKECRELVGARAELYIDHEVKDELVLGPELVEQRKFTAEASNLAKEVKQSCEIVPGRPLLRDCCVRLERLAVDMLPIRITDWDSLGQVHGAVDGGHRNTVGNLKKHKGGQTPQKKPRRNDTYQCAQCEYATARKQFLIRHLRKHTNEKRYKCVQCSYTCSRMSFLQVHVKTHSGERAHKCGICHYASPRISDLRDHLRIHSGEKPYKCDQCSYASRQKYRLKAHVRTHTEKPYKCDQCNFASSKKIYFQAHVREHTGEKAYKCEVCSYASNRKSDFQLHVRRHTNVKPYQCDQCSYASLEKYSLKLHVKTHTGEKPYKCGVCSFASAHNNSLRIHIRRHTNQKPYQCDQCSYATDRKYILLRHLKIHTGEKPYKCEVCSYASIYKATLQRHVRTHTNKKPYQCDQCSYSSCEKSRLKYHVMKHTGEMPYKCDQCSYTSNRIKNLKDHAKKHTGEKPYKCDQCSYATIGISLLKAHVRKHTGEKPYKCDQCSYAAARKSALRMHQIMLHMDTTGSLTSTEVYKCDHCSSSSTCSFACTYMKSLLMNKSEDIN